The following proteins are encoded in a genomic region of Primulina huaijiensis isolate GDHJ02 chromosome 3, ASM1229523v2, whole genome shotgun sequence:
- the LOC140972749 gene encoding LIM domain-containing protein PLIM2c-like isoform X2 yields the protein MTTFTGTLDKCKTCEKTVYFIDLLTTDGATYHKSCFKCSHCKGTLVMSNYSSMDGVLYCKPHFEQLFKESGNFSKNFQTSKPERENSLTRTSSKVSAMFSGTVDKCSACEKTVYPLEKMTMEGESFHKSCFKCAHGGCPLTHSSYAALDGILYCKVHFQQLFLEKGNYQHILDAATNKKCVVEPVQFEAEAVHDDKPKEEVGDAEHESESEKAQEQS from the exons ATGACAACATTTACAGGGACTTTGGATAAGTGCAAGACTTGTGAAAAGACTGTTTATTTCATTGATTTGTTGACTACGGATGGAGCAACTTACCATAAATCATGTTTCAAATGCAGTCACTGCAAAGGAACTCTCGTG ATGAGCAACTACTCTTCAATGGATGGAGTTCTGTACTGCAAACCACATTTTGAACAACTTTTCAAGGAGTCTGGAAACTTTAGCAAGAACTTTCAAACTT CTAAACCTGAGAGGGAAAATTCGTTG ACAAGGACGTCTAGCAAGGTCTCTGCCATGTTTTCTGGGACTGTAGACAAATGTTCAGCTTGTGAGAAAACTGTTTACCCCCTGGAGAAG ATGACAATGGAGGGAGAATCTTTTCACAAGTCATGCTTCAAGTGTGCTCATGGAGGCTGCCCTCTCACACACTCATCTTATGCTGCGCTAGATGGGATCCTATATTGCAAGGTCCATTTTCAACAACTATTCTTGGAGAAAGGGAACTACCAACACATCCTTGACGCCGCCACGAATAAAAAGTGTGTTGTAGAACCTGTGCAGTTCGAGGCTGAGGCCGTCCATGACGACAAGCCAAAGGAGGAAGTGGGTGATGCTGAGCATGAATCAGAATCCGAGAAAGCACAGGAACAATCTTAG
- the LOC140972747 gene encoding bifunctional protein FolD 4, chloroplastic-like isoform X2 — MAAASTASASTAFSSTTDCCYREAKRVFRITALQVASTRRPSTFFKSVRTINTNACTTASRCSSSGFTKTATITEAAAKVIDGKSTAKEIRDEIAIEISRMKDSIGVVPGLAVILVGDRKDSATYVHNKKKTCESVGIKSYEVHLAENSSEQEVLKHISGFNDDPSVHGILVQLPLPSHMNEQNVLNAVCIEKDVDGFNPYNIGRLAMRDREPLFVPCTPKGCIELLHRYGVAIKGKRAVVIGRSNIVGMPAALLLQREDATVTIVHSRTKNPEEITREADIVISAVGQPNMVRGSWIKPGSVVIDVGINPVEDVKSPRGYRLVGDVCYDEASQKASAITPVPGGVGPMTIAMLLLNTLVAAKRANNFE; from the exons ATGGCCGCTGCCTCCACGGCATCTGCGTCCACCGCTTTCAGCTCCACCACAGATTGCTGCTATCGAGAGGCCAAAAGAGTGTTCCGAATCACTGCTCTTCAGGTGGCTTCGACTCGAAGGCCCTCTACCTTTTTTAAAAGTGTGAGAACGATCAATACGAATGCCTGTACCACCGCCTCACGGTGTTCCTCCTCCGGTTTTACGAAAA CTGCAACCATCACCGAGGCTGCTGCGAAGGTCATTGATGGAAAATCAACTGCCAAAGAAATCAGGGATGAGATTGCTATTGAGATATCTAGGATGAAAGACTCTATAGGGGTTGTTCCTGGACTGGCAGTTATTCTTGTAGGAGACAGGAAAGATTCTGCTACTTATGTACACAACAAGAAGAAAACCTGTGAATCTGTAGGGATAAAGTCATATGAAGTGCATTTGGCTGAAAACTCCTCAGAACAAGAAGTGCTCAAGCACATCTCAGGCTTCAACGACGATCCTTCGGTTCATGGTATTCTTGTTCAGTTGCCACTACCTTCT CATATGAACGAGCAGAATGTCTTGAATGCTGTTTGTATAGAGAAAGATGTCGATGGCTTCAACCCTTATAATATTGGACGTCTAGCCATGAGAGATCGTGAACCATTATTTGTTCCGTGTACTCCCAAAGGATGCATAGAGTTATTGCATAGATATGGCGTTGCGATCAAAGGGAAGAGGGCTGTTGTAATTGGCAGGAGTAATATTGTTGGGATGCCTGCTGCGCTCTTATTGCAA AGGGAAGATGCCACAGTCACTATTGTCCATTCAAGAACAAAAAACCCGGAGGAGATCACAAGAGAAGCAGACATCGTTATCTCAGCTGTGGGGCAGCCAAACATGGTGAGGGGTAGCTGGATCAAGCCTGGCTCTGTTGTCATTGATGTCGGAATAAATCCAGTTGAG GACGTTAAGAGCCCTCGAGGGTATCGACTTGTTGGAGATGTTTGTTATGACGAGGCAAGCCAGAAGGCTTCCGCTATTACCCCTGTTCCTGGGGGAGTTGGGCCTATGACTATAGCTATGCTTCTCTTAAACACCCTTGTCGCAGCAAAGAGAGCTAACAACTTCGAATGA
- the LOC140972749 gene encoding LIM domain-containing protein PLIM2c-like isoform X1, giving the protein MTTFTGTLDKCKTCEKTVYFIDLLTTDGATYHKSCFKCSHCKGTLVMSNYSSMDGVLYCKPHFEQLFKESGNFSKNFQTSAKPERENSLTRTSSKVSAMFSGTVDKCSACEKTVYPLEKMTMEGESFHKSCFKCAHGGCPLTHSSYAALDGILYCKVHFQQLFLEKGNYQHILDAATNKKCVVEPVQFEAEAVHDDKPKEEVGDAEHESESEKAQEQS; this is encoded by the exons ATGACAACATTTACAGGGACTTTGGATAAGTGCAAGACTTGTGAAAAGACTGTTTATTTCATTGATTTGTTGACTACGGATGGAGCAACTTACCATAAATCATGTTTCAAATGCAGTCACTGCAAAGGAACTCTCGTG ATGAGCAACTACTCTTCAATGGATGGAGTTCTGTACTGCAAACCACATTTTGAACAACTTTTCAAGGAGTCTGGAAACTTTAGCAAGAACTTTCAAACTT CAGCTAAACCTGAGAGGGAAAATTCGTTG ACAAGGACGTCTAGCAAGGTCTCTGCCATGTTTTCTGGGACTGTAGACAAATGTTCAGCTTGTGAGAAAACTGTTTACCCCCTGGAGAAG ATGACAATGGAGGGAGAATCTTTTCACAAGTCATGCTTCAAGTGTGCTCATGGAGGCTGCCCTCTCACACACTCATCTTATGCTGCGCTAGATGGGATCCTATATTGCAAGGTCCATTTTCAACAACTATTCTTGGAGAAAGGGAACTACCAACACATCCTTGACGCCGCCACGAATAAAAAGTGTGTTGTAGAACCTGTGCAGTTCGAGGCTGAGGCCGTCCATGACGACAAGCCAAAGGAGGAAGTGGGTGATGCTGAGCATGAATCAGAATCCGAGAAAGCACAGGAACAATCTTAG
- the LOC140972747 gene encoding bifunctional protein FolD 4, chloroplastic-like isoform X1, giving the protein MAAASTASASTAFSSTTDCCYREAKRVFRITALQVASTRRPSTFFKSVRTINTNACTTASRCSSSGFTKTAATITEAAAKVIDGKSTAKEIRDEIAIEISRMKDSIGVVPGLAVILVGDRKDSATYVHNKKKTCESVGIKSYEVHLAENSSEQEVLKHISGFNDDPSVHGILVQLPLPSHMNEQNVLNAVCIEKDVDGFNPYNIGRLAMRDREPLFVPCTPKGCIELLHRYGVAIKGKRAVVIGRSNIVGMPAALLLQREDATVTIVHSRTKNPEEITREADIVISAVGQPNMVRGSWIKPGSVVIDVGINPVEDVKSPRGYRLVGDVCYDEASQKASAITPVPGGVGPMTIAMLLLNTLVAAKRANNFE; this is encoded by the exons ATGGCCGCTGCCTCCACGGCATCTGCGTCCACCGCTTTCAGCTCCACCACAGATTGCTGCTATCGAGAGGCCAAAAGAGTGTTCCGAATCACTGCTCTTCAGGTGGCTTCGACTCGAAGGCCCTCTACCTTTTTTAAAAGTGTGAGAACGATCAATACGAATGCCTGTACCACCGCCTCACGGTGTTCCTCCTCCGGTTTTACGAAAA CAGCTGCAACCATCACCGAGGCTGCTGCGAAGGTCATTGATGGAAAATCAACTGCCAAAGAAATCAGGGATGAGATTGCTATTGAGATATCTAGGATGAAAGACTCTATAGGGGTTGTTCCTGGACTGGCAGTTATTCTTGTAGGAGACAGGAAAGATTCTGCTACTTATGTACACAACAAGAAGAAAACCTGTGAATCTGTAGGGATAAAGTCATATGAAGTGCATTTGGCTGAAAACTCCTCAGAACAAGAAGTGCTCAAGCACATCTCAGGCTTCAACGACGATCCTTCGGTTCATGGTATTCTTGTTCAGTTGCCACTACCTTCT CATATGAACGAGCAGAATGTCTTGAATGCTGTTTGTATAGAGAAAGATGTCGATGGCTTCAACCCTTATAATATTGGACGTCTAGCCATGAGAGATCGTGAACCATTATTTGTTCCGTGTACTCCCAAAGGATGCATAGAGTTATTGCATAGATATGGCGTTGCGATCAAAGGGAAGAGGGCTGTTGTAATTGGCAGGAGTAATATTGTTGGGATGCCTGCTGCGCTCTTATTGCAA AGGGAAGATGCCACAGTCACTATTGTCCATTCAAGAACAAAAAACCCGGAGGAGATCACAAGAGAAGCAGACATCGTTATCTCAGCTGTGGGGCAGCCAAACATGGTGAGGGGTAGCTGGATCAAGCCTGGCTCTGTTGTCATTGATGTCGGAATAAATCCAGTTGAG GACGTTAAGAGCCCTCGAGGGTATCGACTTGTTGGAGATGTTTGTTATGACGAGGCAAGCCAGAAGGCTTCCGCTATTACCCCTGTTCCTGGGGGAGTTGGGCCTATGACTATAGCTATGCTTCTCTTAAACACCCTTGTCGCAGCAAAGAGAGCTAACAACTTCGAATGA